From Stigmatella erecta, one genomic window encodes:
- a CDS encoding AAA family ATPase translates to MKILAIRGRNLTSLAGDFALALDEPPLDKLGLFAITGATGAGKSTLLDALCLALFDRTPRLGGRGGVPVGRSGEEEEDRLLSHDVRGVLRRGAAEGFAEVDFQGTDGKRYRAKWSVWRSRNKAEGRFRPQEVSLTEVASGQLFGRTKSEVLQAIEEKLGLSFDQFRRSALLAQGEFAAFLRADANERAELLERMTGTEIYSRLSIAAHERHKAEQTGLDRMSQGLEAIARMPEEERAAAESALAVEEAARAQQEAVLKEASAAMEWYRERARLRASEQEASEACARGEQEAVAAAPREALLARVRAAEAFRMPVASVQAAERAGAEASALKASRAAEAAKFLADVDARKEALRQAEAVRAAAQGDEAAQAPALTEAARLDAQLVMERREAQEAAQRAESSRADEARQRQVLADLSQQEEAARRAAEEARTWLASQTRLEAIAKEWPRWEAELVRYERAAGTEKESRLVATRKGTEVKGLRETTDQRRQEWQSHQASLEKAQATAAQAEAAVGEDAGAARRAWRTSLDARRETLRSLSVAQAGAAIDAVAEREALTEGEAARREAEAAKTEAREAAARRVVLDASWNEARRALAQAQSAQSFSSHRASLKDGEPCPLCGAKDHPYGRAEAALDGLVVEATARAGALEAERAQAEREEASALVREQGARAREAQAENRRSATGLRLAGHREAWAAARARMEAPFPPEAPEDTASAGWLEEALKEVLARLEAVRADEEAAEQRARAAKEARVALESWRSKVETAGEALRRAEAEFTRAEQALQQAEREAGQAAEIRRQAVADLAPAFKEGWGEWENRLAADPSGFRKRGSDQVATWHARQEAFKAAQEREAEGRQARAAAEAKAEVLRGVAEGHALASQRAGEALQRTQAERAQLLNGRPTEEVRTRLRAAVDAATKAFEQARERAEAAGREAAVATVRAEEAAKAHQAAADAQAQAQASLSALLQGQGLLLEDVKAWLAKDAAWCEAEARALKELHAAHERARAVLDERRGWLARHEASTSPTLPEPEVEAALERTRAQVETHRASAAKWKARLEQDREAHERHGAQMLVLEERRRAAGVWKTLHELIGSSDGKKFKVFAQSLTLDALLLHANAHLQDLARRYKLMRVPGHDLDLQVVDQDMGDEVRALASLSGGESFLVSLALALGLASLSSETAQVETLFIDEGFGTLDPETLEVALATLDALQATGRQVGIISHVSGLAERIGVQVRVVKQGGGRSRLVVEAELGMVPVLPQVKPGQRVA, encoded by the coding sequence GAACAAGGCCGAGGGACGGTTCCGTCCCCAGGAGGTGAGCCTGACGGAGGTGGCCTCCGGGCAGCTCTTTGGCCGCACCAAGTCGGAGGTGTTGCAGGCCATCGAGGAGAAGCTCGGGCTGTCGTTTGATCAGTTCCGCCGCTCCGCGCTGCTGGCGCAGGGCGAGTTCGCCGCCTTCCTGCGCGCGGATGCCAACGAGCGCGCGGAGCTGCTGGAGCGGATGACGGGCACGGAGATCTACAGCCGGTTGTCCATCGCCGCGCACGAGCGCCACAAGGCGGAGCAGACCGGGCTGGATCGGATGTCCCAGGGGCTCGAGGCCATCGCCCGGATGCCGGAGGAGGAGCGCGCGGCGGCCGAGAGCGCGCTCGCGGTGGAGGAGGCGGCACGCGCCCAGCAAGAGGCAGTGCTGAAGGAGGCCTCGGCCGCGATGGAGTGGTACCGGGAGCGGGCCCGGCTGCGGGCCTCCGAACAGGAGGCCTCGGAGGCCTGTGCAAGGGGGGAGCAGGAGGCGGTGGCGGCGGCGCCCCGGGAGGCCTTGCTCGCGCGGGTTCGCGCGGCGGAAGCCTTCCGGATGCCCGTGGCCTCGGTGCAGGCCGCCGAGCGTGCGGGGGCGGAGGCCTCCGCGCTCAAGGCGTCGCGGGCGGCAGAGGCCGCGAAGTTCCTCGCGGACGTGGATGCGCGGAAAGAGGCGCTGCGGCAGGCGGAGGCCGTCCGCGCGGCGGCGCAGGGGGACGAGGCTGCTCAGGCGCCGGCGTTGACCGAGGCGGCGCGGCTGGATGCGCAGCTGGTCATGGAGCGCCGGGAGGCCCAGGAGGCAGCTCAGCGCGCGGAGTCTTCCCGAGCGGATGAAGCGCGCCAGCGGCAGGTGCTGGCAGACCTCTCCCAGCAGGAGGAGGCGGCGCGCCGCGCGGCGGAAGAGGCCCGGACGTGGCTGGCCAGCCAGACGCGCCTGGAGGCCATCGCCAAGGAGTGGCCCCGCTGGGAGGCGGAGCTGGTCCGGTACGAGCGCGCCGCGGGGACCGAGAAGGAGTCCCGCCTGGTGGCCACGCGCAAGGGCACCGAGGTGAAGGGGCTGCGCGAGACCACGGACCAGCGGCGCCAGGAGTGGCAGTCCCATCAGGCGTCCCTGGAGAAGGCGCAGGCCACGGCCGCCCAGGCCGAGGCCGCGGTGGGCGAGGATGCCGGAGCGGCCCGGCGCGCCTGGAGGACATCCCTGGACGCGCGGCGGGAGACGCTGCGGAGCCTGAGCGTCGCCCAGGCGGGCGCGGCCATCGATGCCGTGGCGGAGCGGGAGGCCCTCACGGAGGGCGAGGCGGCACGGCGGGAGGCGGAAGCGGCGAAGACCGAGGCCCGCGAGGCGGCGGCCCGGCGGGTGGTGCTGGACGCCTCGTGGAACGAAGCGCGGCGGGCCCTGGCCCAGGCGCAGTCCGCCCAGAGCTTTTCCTCTCACCGGGCCTCGTTGAAGGACGGCGAGCCCTGCCCGCTGTGTGGGGCGAAGGACCATCCCTACGGCCGGGCGGAAGCGGCGCTGGATGGGCTCGTCGTGGAGGCCACCGCGCGGGCCGGTGCGCTGGAGGCGGAGCGGGCCCAAGCGGAGCGCGAGGAGGCGTCGGCGCTCGTGCGGGAGCAGGGCGCCCGGGCCCGGGAGGCTCAGGCGGAGAACCGGCGGAGCGCCACGGGGCTCCGGCTCGCGGGACACCGCGAGGCGTGGGCCGCGGCGCGGGCGCGGATGGAGGCTCCTTTTCCCCCCGAGGCTCCGGAGGACACGGCCTCCGCGGGGTGGTTGGAAGAGGCCTTGAAGGAGGTCCTCGCGCGGCTGGAAGCGGTGCGGGCCGATGAGGAGGCCGCCGAGCAGCGGGCCCGCGCGGCGAAGGAGGCACGGGTCGCGCTGGAGTCCTGGCGCTCGAAGGTGGAGACGGCAGGGGAGGCGCTGCGGCGCGCGGAAGCGGAGTTCACCCGGGCCGAGCAGGCCCTTCAGCAAGCGGAGCGCGAGGCGGGGCAGGCCGCGGAGATCCGCCGGCAGGCCGTCGCGGACCTGGCGCCCGCGTTCAAGGAGGGCTGGGGCGAGTGGGAGAACCGGCTCGCGGCGGACCCCTCGGGCTTCCGCAAGCGTGGCTCGGATCAGGTGGCCACATGGCATGCGCGCCAGGAAGCCTTCAAGGCGGCCCAGGAGCGCGAGGCCGAGGGGCGCCAGGCCCGGGCCGCCGCCGAGGCCAAGGCGGAGGTCCTGCGGGGCGTCGCCGAGGGGCATGCCCTCGCCTCACAGCGCGCGGGCGAGGCGCTCCAGCGGACGCAGGCCGAGCGCGCGCAGCTCTTGAACGGCCGTCCCACGGAGGAGGTGCGCACGCGGCTGCGGGCGGCGGTGGACGCGGCCACGAAGGCGTTCGAGCAGGCCCGGGAACGGGCGGAGGCCGCGGGCCGCGAGGCGGCGGTGGCCACGGTGCGTGCCGAGGAGGCCGCCAAGGCCCACCAGGCCGCCGCAGATGCACAGGCGCAAGCCCAGGCCTCGCTCAGCGCGCTGCTCCAAGGCCAGGGGTTGCTGCTGGAGGACGTGAAGGCATGGCTGGCGAAGGACGCGGCCTGGTGCGAGGCCGAGGCCCGCGCCCTGAAGGAACTCCACGCGGCGCACGAGAGAGCCCGGGCGGTGCTCGATGAGCGCCGCGGTTGGCTCGCACGGCACGAGGCCTCTACGTCCCCCACGCTGCCCGAGCCCGAGGTGGAGGCCGCCCTGGAGCGGACCCGCGCGCAGGTGGAGACTCACCGCGCCAGCGCGGCGAAGTGGAAGGCCCGGTTGGAGCAGGACCGCGAGGCCCACGAGCGGCACGGCGCGCAGATGCTCGTGCTGGAGGAGCGGCGCCGCGCCGCCGGGGTGTGGAAGACGCTGCACGAGCTCATCGGCTCGTCGGACGGCAAGAAGTTCAAGGTGTTCGCCCAGAGCCTCACGCTGGACGCGCTGCTGCTTCACGCCAACGCGCACCTCCAGGACCTGGCCCGGCGCTACAAGCTGATGCGGGTGCCCGGGCACGACCTGGATCTTCAGGTGGTGGATCAGGACATGGGCGACGAGGTGCGGGCCCTGGCGAGCCTCTCCGGCGGCGAGTCCTTCCTCGTCTCGCTGGCGCTGGCGCTGGGGCTGGCGTCGCTCTCGTCGGAGACGGCCCAGGTGGAGACGCTCTTCATCGACGAGGGCTTTGGCACGTTGGATCCCGAGACGCTGGAGGTGGCGCTGGCCACGCTCGACGCGCTCCAGGCCACGGGCCGCCAGGTGGGCATCATCTCCCACGTGTCCGGGCTGGCCGAGCGCATCGGCGTGCAGGTGCGCGTGGTGAAGCAGGGCGGGGGGCGCAGCCGCCTCGTGGTGGAGGCGGAGCTGGGCATGGTGCCCGTCCTGCCTCAGGTGAAGCCGGGGCAGCGGGTGGCGTGA